One Oryza glaberrima chromosome 10, OglaRS2, whole genome shotgun sequence DNA segment encodes these proteins:
- the LOC127785579 gene encoding BTB/POZ and MATH domain-containing protein 1-like: MNHGAMSPTTAATAVSASAIVANTSRGYHYLKIDGYSHTKATPTGEALFSCQFAIGGHRWRICYYPNGNVLEAADYISMFLVLDEIVVRNVKAQFQIRFADQVEKQPSLAWKTVRAFNKQTSSSSSWGYPKFIRREDLEKSEYLRDDSFTIRCDIIVVDNYRAEDASSAAAGFVSVPPSNLHSHLGDLLKNEKGTDVVFEVAGQRFTAHRCVLAARSPVFNAELFGMMMESDTTTNDVIQIGDMAALVFKALLHFVYTDSLPETMEEREDTMCEHLLVAADRYNLERLKLICEERLCKYIGIGTVMDILALADRHHCKGLKKACFDFLRSPANLSAVTGSESFEHLSRSFPSLMKELVDILGTSHNYAW, from the coding sequence ATGAACCATGGAGCAATGTCtccgaccaccgccgccaccgccgtgtcCGCGTCCGCCATCGTCGCCAATACCTCCAGAGGGTACCACTACCTCAAGATCGACGGCTACTCGCACACCAAGGCCACGCCCACCGGCGAGGCCCTCTTCTCCTGCCAGTTCGCCATCGGCGGCCACCGCTGGCGCATCTGCTACTACCCCAACGGCAATGTCTTGGAGGCCGCGGACTACATCTCCATGTTCCTCGTGCTCGACGAGATCGTCGTCAGGAACGTCAAGGCTCAGTTCCAGATTCGCTTCGCCGATCAGGTTGAGAAGCAGCCGTCCTTGGCATGGAAGACCGTTCGAGCGTTCAATAAGCAaacttcttcgtcttcttcctgGGGTTACCCCAAGTTCATCAGGAGAGAAGATTTGGAGAAATCGGAGTATCTCAGGGACGATTCGTTCACCATCCGGTGCGACATCATCGTGGTCGACAATTACCGTGCCGAGGACGCCAGCAGCGCCGCTGCCGGCTTCGTCTCCGTGCCTCCGTCCAACCTCCATAGCCACCTCGGCGACCTCCTCAAGAACGAGAAGGGCACCGACGTGGTGTTCGAGGTCGCCGGCCAGAGGTTCACCGCGCACCGGTGCGTGCTCGCGGCACGGTCACCGGTCTTCAACGCGGAGCTCTTTGGCATGATGATGGAGAGCGACACCACCACCAACGATGTCATCCAAATCGGTGACATGGCGGCGCTGGTGTTCAAGGCGTTGCTCCACTTCGTATACACCGACTCGTTGCCGGAGAcgatggaggagagggaggacaCCATGTGTGAGCATCTGCTCGTCGCGGCGGATCGGTACAACCTGGAGAGGCTGAAGCTGATCTGCGAGGAAAGATTGTGCAAGTACATTGGCATAGGCACGGTGATGGACATCCTCGCGCTGGCTGATCGACACCACTGCAAGGGGCTGAAGAAGGCGTGCTTCGATTTTCTCAGGTCGCCGGCGAACCTGAGTGCCGTCACCGGCAGCGAAAGCTTCGAGCATCTGAGCAGGAGCTTCCCCTCTCTTATGAAGGAGCTTGTTGACATTCTAGGAACTTCACATAATTATGCTTGGTGA